The following are from one region of the Microbacterium sp. cx-55 genome:
- a CDS encoding PadR family transcriptional regulator → MTPVFSHGDLRLYLLNLLDEGPRHGYDIMQALADRTGGTYTPSAGTIYPRLSKLEEEGLVSKRVDGRKTVYEITDAGRAEVTARAGDLEGIESELADSVRLIADTVRGNVREAMKSLRADLAAAARSERENPPADETGGTEGDDPRTRAREQLRRADLLLGEFRSQVRAELRTHVARGGEIPASAVDALGESLDAAARALSAGLR, encoded by the coding sequence ATGACCCCGGTCTTCTCCCACGGCGACCTGCGGCTCTACCTGCTGAACCTTCTCGACGAGGGCCCGCGGCACGGGTACGACATCATGCAGGCGCTCGCCGATCGCACGGGCGGCACGTACACACCGAGCGCCGGCACGATCTATCCGCGACTGTCGAAACTCGAAGAAGAAGGACTCGTCAGCAAGCGGGTCGACGGGCGAAAGACGGTCTACGAGATCACCGACGCCGGTCGCGCAGAGGTCACGGCTCGGGCCGGTGACCTCGAGGGCATCGAGTCCGAACTCGCCGACTCGGTGCGCCTGATCGCCGACACCGTTCGAGGCAACGTCCGCGAGGCGATGAAGAGCCTCCGGGCAGACCTCGCCGCCGCGGCCCGCTCCGAGCGGGAGAATCCGCCCGCCGATGAGACGGGTGGCACCGAGGGCGACGACCCCCGCACGCGCGCTCGCGAACAACTGCGCCGCGCCGACCTGCTCCTGGGCGAGTTCCGCAGTCAGGTGCGCGCGGAACTGCGCACGCACGTTGCGCGGGGCGGGGAGATTCCCGCATCCGCCGTCGACGCGCTCGGTGAATCGCTGGATGCAGCGGCCCGCGCGCTCAGCGCGGGCCTGCGCTGA
- a CDS encoding fluoride efflux transporter FluC, which yields MSPAVFVLVAVAGGVGAGLRYVLDLWVTSIAGTRFPWGTLVINVVGSFALGLLVGAVTDADILAVIGIGILGGFTTFSSVATASAVLWDERRNTASVVNALGTLVLTVAAASGGLALAALLA from the coding sequence GTGAGCCCCGCCGTCTTCGTGCTCGTTGCGGTCGCCGGTGGCGTCGGGGCCGGGCTCCGGTACGTGCTCGACCTGTGGGTGACGTCGATCGCGGGCACGCGTTTCCCGTGGGGAACGCTCGTCATCAACGTCGTGGGCTCGTTCGCGCTCGGGCTGCTCGTCGGAGCGGTGACGGATGCCGACATCCTCGCCGTCATCGGCATCGGAATCCTCGGCGGTTTCACGACCTTCAGTTCCGTGGCCACCGCGAGCGCCGTGCTCTGGGACGAGCGGCGGAACACTGCATCCGTCGTCAACGCCCTGGGGACCCTGGTGCTCACGGTCGCTGCGGCCTCCGGCGGCCTCGCGCTCGCCGCACTGCTCGCCTGA
- a CDS encoding fluoride efflux transporter FluC: MASRSGFSWAHLGLVVLGGALGTAARAGLLLIAVPVWQTLVVPVINLLGGLLLGVLTGLLVRHGDTSRARAARQFFGTGVLGGFTTYSTFALQAAEGASLWLTLGTAVLGVVAALVGLRLARGPHGEPRGSARGAATP, translated from the coding sequence GTGGCATCTCGCAGCGGGTTCTCGTGGGCGCATCTGGGGCTCGTCGTGCTCGGCGGTGCGCTCGGCACGGCTGCACGCGCCGGGCTGCTCCTCATCGCGGTGCCGGTGTGGCAGACCCTTGTCGTGCCGGTGATCAACCTGCTCGGCGGGCTGCTGCTCGGTGTCCTCACCGGGTTGCTCGTGCGACACGGCGACACGTCGCGCGCGCGGGCGGCGCGGCAGTTCTTCGGCACCGGAGTGCTCGGCGGGTTCACGACCTACAGCACCTTCGCGCTGCAGGCAGCGGAGGGTGCCTCGCTCTGGCTGACCCTCGGCACCGCGGTTCTCGGGGTGGTCGCCGCGCTCGTCGGGCTGCGGCTCGCGCGGGGGCCGCATGGCGAGCCCCGCGGCAGCGCACGTGGGGCGGCGACCCCGTGA
- a CDS encoding DUF4097 family beta strand repeat-containing protein has protein sequence MNPEKWLIHPGETRVIDLEDVHALKVGLVGGQIDIVAHDEPGARIEVHSVTIKDLRISAEDGKVEIDHPQLRWDNFLEVFRNFGSGGPKAEISVAVPRDVALTLGVVSASALVSELHAEARVNTVSGDVLVDGLRGDLVVNAVSGDVQARNIEGAVTANSVSGDVAATGAITRAAIDTVGGAMLVDASGSLQKASLNTVSGEATVRLDRGLPSNYAVRSISGTVLIDGVVQSGRGTGPTTNFTGSIGELSGTFADIRANSVSGDITVLRRASEPAPEPVSAPESETTDGGAEAL, from the coding sequence ATGAACCCCGAGAAGTGGCTCATCCACCCCGGCGAGACGCGCGTGATCGACCTGGAGGACGTCCACGCCCTCAAGGTCGGACTCGTCGGCGGCCAGATCGACATCGTCGCGCACGACGAACCGGGCGCGCGCATCGAAGTGCACTCCGTGACGATCAAAGATCTGCGCATCTCCGCAGAAGACGGCAAGGTCGAGATCGACCACCCGCAGCTGCGGTGGGACAACTTCCTCGAGGTGTTCCGCAACTTCGGCTCCGGCGGGCCCAAGGCGGAGATCAGCGTCGCCGTTCCCCGCGACGTCGCGCTGACCCTCGGCGTCGTGAGCGCGAGCGCGCTCGTGTCGGAACTGCACGCCGAGGCGCGCGTCAACACCGTCTCCGGGGACGTCCTCGTCGACGGACTCCGCGGCGACCTCGTGGTCAACGCCGTCTCCGGCGACGTGCAGGCGCGGAACATCGAAGGCGCGGTCACCGCGAACAGCGTCTCGGGCGATGTGGCGGCGACCGGTGCGATCACCCGCGCCGCGATCGACACGGTCGGCGGCGCCATGCTCGTCGACGCCAGCGGATCACTGCAGAAGGCGTCGCTCAACACCGTGAGCGGCGAGGCCACCGTCCGCCTCGACCGCGGCCTTCCCTCGAACTACGCCGTCCGCAGCATCTCCGGCACCGTACTCATCGACGGCGTCGTGCAGTCGGGGCGCGGAACCGGCCCGACCACGAACTTCACCGGGTCGATCGGCGAATTGAGCGGCACCTTCGCCGACATCCGCGCCAACTCGGTCTCGGGCGACATCACGGTGCTCCGTCGCGCGTCGGAGCCGGCACCCGAGCCGGTGTCGGCCCCCGAATCCGAGACGACCGATGGCGGAGCGGAGGCGCTCTGA
- a CDS encoding efflux RND transporter permease subunit, whose protein sequence is MSSLAVLSLKNRALIALITIVAAIFGSLALVNAKQELIPSIELPVLSIVTTYPGASPDVVNNDVSTPIETAIQGVPGLESTTATSTTNASIIQASFTYGTDLATSEQKILQAINRIESQLPADVEPNVISASIDDFPVVQIAVTGYDDEAAAQSALESSVVPELQDVDGVNAAQIVGGIGERITITPDQAALAERGFTQQAITDALDANGVLFPGGEITQSDQTLTVQTGAKITSVDELASLPLVPTDAAQFGAGAVTIGDVAAVAEVADPVTSISRVDGEAALTIAVTKLPSANTVDVSRGILDVLPTLEDDVPGATFTVVFDQAPFIQQSIEALAQEGLLGLVFAVLVILLFLLSVRSTLVTAISIPTSVLITFIGIQAFGYSLNILTLGALTIAIGRVVDDSIVVIENIKRHYVRGADKLASILLAVREVAAAITASTLTTVAVFLPIAFVGDLTGELFRPFALTVTIAMVSSLLVALTIVPVLAYWFLRPGKPVLDENGAQIDPEDPAAPPSRLQKAYLPALRWTLSHGFITLLLAVVVLAGTLLAVPLMKVNFLGDSGQNTLTVTQELAPAASLDAEDAAAQRVEQALVDLDGVQTVQVSIGSTGSALRDAFSGGGAGVTYSITTDADADQAEVRAAVQSAVADLDDVGTITVAAAGGGFGSSDIEVDVTAPDASTLQNATDAVVASLQARDGLGQVSSNLAASLPYISVAVDRAAAAERGLSEVAVGGLVSNTMQPRQIGTIEVDETAVTVYLAASATPATIDDLRALQIPTATGPVRLDEIATVDQTDGPTSITTERGQRTATVTVTPQSDDLNAASTLVNEALADTDLPQGADASVGGVLTQQQDGFAQLGLAMLAAILIVYIIMVATFRSLRQPLLLLVSVPFAATGAILLQIVSGIPLGIASLIGVIMLIGIVVTNAIVLVDLVNQYREKGLSTFDATIAGGSRRLRPILMTALATIFALTPMALGITGHGGFISQPLAIVVIGGLVSSTVLTLLVLPTLYNLVEGARERRAARRDEAPDDDGGDDAEPHAAPSGPAPTRRALRSKGSAA, encoded by the coding sequence GTGTCTTCACTCGCCGTCCTGAGTCTCAAGAACCGCGCGCTGATCGCGCTCATCACGATCGTGGCGGCCATCTTCGGCTCGCTCGCTCTCGTGAACGCCAAGCAGGAACTCATTCCGTCGATCGAGCTTCCGGTGCTGTCGATCGTGACGACCTACCCGGGAGCCTCTCCCGACGTCGTGAACAACGATGTCTCGACGCCGATCGAGACCGCGATCCAGGGCGTGCCGGGGCTCGAGTCGACGACCGCCACGAGCACGACCAACGCGTCCATCATCCAGGCGTCGTTCACCTACGGCACTGATCTCGCGACCTCCGAGCAGAAGATCCTGCAGGCCATCAACCGCATCGAGTCGCAGCTGCCGGCCGATGTCGAGCCGAACGTGATCTCGGCGAGCATCGACGACTTCCCTGTGGTGCAGATCGCGGTCACCGGCTACGACGATGAAGCCGCCGCGCAGTCCGCCCTCGAATCGAGCGTGGTTCCCGAGCTCCAGGACGTCGACGGCGTCAACGCCGCGCAGATCGTCGGCGGCATCGGTGAGCGCATCACGATCACCCCCGATCAGGCGGCACTCGCCGAGCGCGGATTCACGCAGCAGGCGATCACCGACGCGCTCGATGCGAACGGCGTGCTGTTCCCGGGCGGCGAGATCACCCAGTCCGATCAGACCCTGACGGTGCAGACGGGCGCGAAGATCACGTCGGTCGACGAGCTCGCATCGCTGCCGCTCGTGCCGACGGATGCGGCGCAGTTCGGTGCGGGCGCCGTCACGATCGGCGACGTCGCGGCCGTGGCCGAGGTGGCCGACCCCGTCACGTCGATCTCCCGGGTCGACGGCGAAGCGGCGCTCACGATCGCGGTGACCAAGCTCCCGTCGGCCAACACGGTCGACGTGTCGCGCGGCATCCTGGACGTGCTGCCCACGCTCGAAGATGACGTGCCCGGCGCAACCTTCACCGTGGTCTTCGACCAGGCGCCGTTCATCCAGCAGTCGATCGAAGCGCTCGCTCAGGAGGGCCTGCTCGGCCTCGTCTTCGCGGTGCTCGTGATCCTGCTCTTCTTGCTCTCGGTGCGTTCCACGCTCGTGACCGCGATCTCGATTCCGACGAGCGTGCTGATCACGTTCATCGGAATCCAGGCCTTCGGGTACTCCCTCAACATCCTCACCCTCGGTGCCCTGACGATCGCCATCGGCCGCGTCGTGGACGACTCGATCGTCGTGATCGAGAACATCAAACGGCATTACGTGCGGGGCGCCGACAAGCTCGCCTCGATCCTGCTCGCCGTCCGGGAGGTGGCCGCGGCGATCACCGCGTCGACCCTGACGACCGTCGCCGTCTTCCTGCCGATCGCGTTCGTCGGAGACCTGACGGGCGAACTGTTCCGCCCCTTTGCGCTGACCGTTACGATCGCGATGGTCTCGTCGCTCCTCGTGGCGCTGACCATCGTGCCCGTGCTGGCGTACTGGTTCCTGCGCCCCGGCAAGCCTGTCCTCGACGAGAACGGTGCGCAGATCGATCCGGAGGACCCGGCCGCGCCGCCGAGCCGGCTGCAGAAGGCGTACCTGCCGGCGCTGCGGTGGACGCTCTCGCACGGCTTCATCACCCTGCTCCTCGCGGTCGTCGTGCTCGCCGGCACGCTCCTCGCCGTGCCGCTGATGAAGGTCAACTTCCTCGGCGACAGCGGTCAGAACACGCTCACCGTGACCCAGGAGCTGGCGCCGGCCGCGAGCCTCGACGCCGAAGACGCCGCCGCGCAGCGCGTAGAGCAGGCGCTCGTCGACCTCGACGGCGTGCAGACCGTGCAGGTCTCGATCGGTTCGACCGGTTCGGCGCTGCGCGACGCGTTCAGCGGTGGGGGCGCCGGAGTCACCTACTCGATCACGACGGATGCGGACGCAGACCAGGCCGAGGTGCGCGCTGCGGTGCAGTCCGCGGTCGCCGACCTCGACGACGTCGGCACCATCACGGTCGCCGCGGCCGGCGGTGGATTCGGCTCGAGCGACATCGAGGTCGACGTCACCGCGCCCGATGCGAGCACGCTCCAGAACGCGACGGATGCGGTCGTCGCGTCGCTGCAGGCCCGCGACGGGCTCGGCCAGGTGTCGAGCAACCTCGCCGCATCGCTTCCGTACATCAGTGTCGCGGTCGATCGCGCGGCGGCCGCCGAGCGGGGTCTTTCCGAGGTCGCTGTCGGCGGGCTCGTCTCGAACACCATGCAGCCGCGCCAGATCGGCACGATCGAGGTCGATGAGACCGCGGTCACCGTCTACCTCGCGGCGTCGGCCACGCCGGCCACGATCGACGATCTCCGCGCCCTGCAGATCCCGACGGCGACCGGCCCGGTGCGGCTCGACGAGATCGCGACCGTCGACCAGACCGACGGCCCGACATCGATCACCACGGAGCGCGGCCAGCGCACCGCGACCGTGACGGTCACCCCGCAGAGCGACGACCTGAACGCCGCGTCGACGCTCGTGAACGAGGCGCTCGCCGACACCGACCTGCCGCAGGGCGCCGACGCATCCGTCGGCGGCGTGCTGACGCAGCAGCAGGACGGCTTCGCTCAGCTCGGTCTCGCCATGCTCGCCGCCATCCTGATCGTCTACATCATCATGGTGGCGACGTTCCGGTCGCTGCGTCAGCCGCTGCTGCTGCTCGTCTCGGTGCCGTTCGCGGCGACGGGCGCGATCCTGCTGCAGATCGTCAGCGGCATCCCGCTCGGCATCGCGTCGCTGATCGGTGTCATCATGCTGATCGGCATCGTGGTGACCAACGCGATCGTGCTCGTCGACCTGGTCAACCAGTACCGGGAGAAGGGTCTGAGCACGTTCGACGCGACGATCGCCGGCGGCTCACGGCGTCTGCGCCCGATCCTGATGACCGCTCTTGCGACGATCTTCGCCCTCACGCCGATGGCGCTCGGGATCACCGGTCACGGCGGGTTCATCTCCCAGCCGCTGGCGATCGTCGTTATCGGCGGGTTGGTGTCGTCGACCGTGCTGACCCTGCTCGTGCTGCCGACGCTGTACAACCTCGTCGAGGGCGCACGCGAACGTCGCGCCGCGCGTCGAGACGAGGCTCCGGACGACGACGGCGGAGACGACGCGGAACCGCATGCTGCCCCGAGCGGACCTGCTCCGACGCGTCGAGCGCTCCGCTCGAAGGGGTCTGCGGCCTGA
- a CDS encoding DNA topoisomerase IB, translated as MVRLVRVDPRADPGISRTRAGSGFRYTAPDGDSASAADKERITALVIPPAWTEVWITTEAHGHIQAVGTDDAGRRQYLYHPDWSQRRDRGKYARALALAESLPRARGRVTAALRRGDESREAVLAIAFRMLDSGAIRIGSRQYLARGGGRGLTTLQRRDVSIEAGVVTLDFPAKSGVRAHIELTDEDLAVALEPLTGARSRSTVLAYRRGRRRVPLTPADVNAYIRGLTGGDFTAKDFRTLRGTIAAADALARIGPVETKRARKISEREAVKATAATLGNTPSVARSSYIDPRVWKAYGKGHLLDLTISPETALRNLVEG; from the coding sequence GTGGTTCGTCTCGTTCGCGTGGATCCGCGCGCAGATCCCGGCATTTCCCGCACGCGTGCGGGCAGCGGCTTCCGGTACACGGCCCCGGATGGCGACTCCGCATCCGCCGCCGACAAGGAGCGCATCACGGCGCTCGTGATCCCGCCGGCGTGGACCGAGGTGTGGATCACGACCGAGGCGCACGGTCACATCCAGGCGGTGGGAACGGATGACGCCGGCCGCCGCCAGTACCTCTACCACCCGGATTGGTCGCAGCGCCGAGACAGGGGCAAATACGCCCGTGCGTTGGCGCTCGCCGAGTCGCTGCCCCGCGCGCGCGGACGTGTGACGGCCGCGCTGCGACGCGGAGACGAGTCCCGCGAGGCAGTGCTCGCGATCGCGTTCCGGATGCTGGATTCCGGCGCCATCCGCATCGGTTCACGGCAGTATCTCGCCCGTGGAGGCGGCCGCGGGCTCACGACGCTGCAGCGGCGGGACGTCAGCATCGAAGCGGGCGTGGTGACGCTCGACTTTCCGGCGAAGAGCGGTGTGCGCGCGCACATCGAGCTCACCGATGAAGACCTCGCGGTCGCGCTCGAACCGCTCACCGGGGCGCGCTCGCGCTCGACCGTGCTCGCGTATCGCCGCGGACGCCGCCGCGTGCCGCTCACCCCGGCCGATGTGAACGCCTACATCCGGGGTCTCACCGGCGGCGACTTCACCGCGAAGGACTTCCGGACCCTGCGCGGCACGATCGCGGCGGCCGACGCGCTCGCGCGCATCGGGCCCGTGGAGACGAAGCGGGCGCGGAAGATCAGCGAGCGCGAGGCCGTGAAAGCGACCGCGGCGACCCTCGGCAATACCCCGTCGGTGGCGCGCAGCAGCTACATCGACCCGCGGGTGTGGAAGGCGTACGGCAAGGGGCACCTGCTCGATCTCACGATCTCGCCCGAGACGGCCCTCCGCAACCTCGTCGAGGGCTGA
- a CDS encoding MerR family transcriptional regulator: MEWSIHEVARMSGTTSRTLRHYDAVGLLRPSRVADNGYRQYDERAVLRLQRILLLRELGLGLARIRAVLDLDESETTALRHHLDALRHEQDRIGRQIAAVENTIDVWEKRGEVMVEKMFDGFDHTRHQQEVEERWGTEAAVRSDEWWTGLDATARTTWQQDAADLNAQWRAAAERRADPAGDEARDLARRHIAWLEAIPGMPASASDGDTAAYVRGLGELYVADARFGANYGGDAGAAFVRDALNAYLDDPR, translated from the coding sequence ATGGAGTGGTCGATTCACGAAGTCGCCCGGATGTCGGGAACGACGAGCCGCACGCTGCGCCATTACGACGCGGTCGGGCTGTTGCGCCCGAGTCGCGTCGCGGACAACGGGTACCGGCAGTACGACGAGCGCGCGGTGCTGCGGTTGCAGCGCATCCTGCTGTTGCGAGAACTCGGCCTCGGGCTGGCACGCATCCGCGCGGTACTCGATCTCGACGAATCGGAGACGACGGCGCTGCGTCATCACCTGGACGCGCTGCGTCACGAGCAAGACCGAATCGGCCGGCAGATCGCCGCCGTGGAGAACACGATCGACGTGTGGGAGAAGAGGGGAGAAGTGATGGTGGAGAAGATGTTCGACGGGTTCGATCACACCCGTCACCAGCAGGAGGTCGAGGAGCGCTGGGGGACGGAAGCGGCCGTCCGCTCCGACGAGTGGTGGACCGGTCTCGACGCCACGGCGCGCACCACCTGGCAGCAGGATGCGGCCGACCTCAACGCGCAGTGGCGCGCCGCGGCGGAACGGCGCGCGGACCCGGCCGGCGACGAGGCGCGGGACCTGGCCCGGCGTCACATCGCGTGGCTGGAAGCAATCCCGGGGATGCCCGCGTCCGCATCCGACGGCGACACTGCCGCATACGTGCGCGGTCTTGGCGAGCTGTACGTCGCAGACGCGCGGTTCGGGGCGAACTACGGCGGCGACGCGGGAGCGGCGTTCGTGAGAGACGCACTGAACGCGTATCTGGATGACCCGCGTTGA